In one Arachis duranensis cultivar V14167 chromosome 9, aradu.V14167.gnm2.J7QH, whole genome shotgun sequence genomic region, the following are encoded:
- the LOC107465724 gene encoding protein EXORDIUM-like 5 → MSHFPKYLLLVTILSLLQCRASATPNNERQQEQQFQTLQTNPSFFNPRVPLSSSKRFEGSSDLVNLKYHMGPVLSSPINIYLIWYGKWSQDHKLTIKDFLHSISDSRAASPSVADWWRTVSLYTDQTGANISRSVSIAGEYADTRYSHGNALTRLSVQQVIATAVRSKPFPVDHRNGIYLVLTAGDVTMEDYCRAVCGFHYFTFPSMVGYTLPYAWIGNSGRQCPEVCAYPFAVPAYMAGGGPGQLSPPNRDVGIDGMISVIGHELAELSSNPLVNAWYAGEDPTAPTEIGDLCEGLYGSGGGGGYIGQVMKDREGKTFNLNGRNGRKFLVQWIWSPVLKACAGPNAID, encoded by the exons ATGTCTCACTTCCCGAAATACCTTCTTTTAGTTACCATTTTGTCGCTCCTCCAATGCAGAGCCTCAGCCACACCAAACAATGAACGACAACAAGAGCAACAATTCCAAACCCTGCAAACCAACCCATCATTCTTCAACCCAAGAGTCCCACTTTCCTCATCGAAACGTTTCGAGGGCTCATCGGATTTGGTGAACTTGAAATACCACATGGGCCCGGTGCTTTCTTCTCCGATCAACATCTACCTAATCTGGTACGGTAAGTGGTCGCAAGACCACAAGCTCACAATCAAGGACTTCCTTCATTCCATTTCCGATTCACGCGCCGCCTCACCTTCCGTCGCCGACTGGTGGCGCACCGTTTCCCTCTACACTGACCAGACCGGCGCCAACATTTCTCGATCCGTCTCTATCGCCGGCGAGTACGCGGACACGCGCTACTCCCACGGCAACGCACTCACGCGCCTATCCGTACAGCAGGTCATCGCCACTGCCGTCAGGTCCAAGCCATTCCCCGTCGACCACCGCAACGGGATCTACCTAGTCCTCACCGCCGGCGACGTCACTATGGAGGACTATTGCCGCGCCGTCTGCGGCTTCCACTACTTCACGTTCCCCTCCATGGTCGGTTACACGCTCCCCTATGCTTGGATCGGGAATTCCGGCCGCCAGTGCCCCGAGGTCTGCGCCTACCCCTTCGCCGTGCCGGCGTACATGGCTGGCGGAGGCCCGGGGCAGCTCTCACCGCCGAACAGAGATGTTGGCATCGACGGCATGATTAGTGTGATAG GGCACGAGTTGGCAGAGCTTTCATCGAACCCGCTGGTGAATGCGTGGTACGCCGGGGAGGATCCGACGGCGCCGACGGAAATCGGGGATCTGTGTGAAGGGCTGTACGGCAGCGGAGGTGGGGGAGGGTACATTGGGCAGGTGATGAAGGATAGAGAAGGGAAGACATTCAATTTGAATGGGAGGAATGGGAGGAAGTTCCTTGTGCAGTGGATTTGGAGCCCTGTCTTGAAGGCTTGTGCTGGCCCCAATGCGATAGATTAG